GCTTTCCAAAAGGTTTTAAAAAAATTTTTTATTATGCTACGTTTTATAGCCATATATTAGCACTTCTAAACGCATCAATTGGCTCTTCACCGCTTAAAACTTGATAAATTAAATTAAATATTGGCAGACTAATATCCTTCTGATCAAGCAATTTTTTTAAACTAAAGGTAGTCTTAAATCCTTCAACTAATTGCGGCCTGGATAAAATCTCTTCAACTTGAATTTTATTGCTGCCAAGTTCTATTCCTAAGTTATGATTTCTTAGCTTAAAACTAGTACAGCTTAGAATTAAATCACCCATACCTGCTGCTGAGAACATGGTATCTGCCTTGCCACCAAAATGCTCTAGCAAAAGTCTGATTTCATTAATACCATTGTTAAAAAAGCTTGCCACTGCATTATCACCAATTTCAAGCCCTCTAACAATCCCGCAACCAATAGCCAATACATTTTTAACCGCTCCTAGCAACTCTACTCCGCGAAGATCGTTACTATATTCACACTTAAAATTATGGTTAGTCATTAGCTCACTGTATTTTTGTGCCTCATGTAGATTAGCAGATGCTATAACA
This window of the Rickettsiales endosymbiont of Stachyamoeba lipophora genome carries:
- a CDS encoding NAD(P)H-dependent glycerol-3-phosphate dehydrogenase — encoded protein: MPEKVAVLGSGSWGTALAIHLSRVGFEPTICARNLDTINEINNEHQNRSYLHGIAIPEIIKATANLADALVDTQMIIIALPAQTIKEFVSNVESELFKNKLVLIAAKGIDALSLEFLSEIVASKLKTSVGVISGPNYAFEVALGLPARTVIASANLHEAQKYSELMTNHNFKCEYSNDLRGVELLGAVKNVLAIGCGIVRGLEIGDNAVASFFNNGINEIRLLLEHFGGKADTMFSAAGMGDLILSCTSFKLRNHNLGIELGSNKIQVEEILSRPQLVEGFKTTFSLKKLLDQKDISLPIFNLIYQVLSGEEPIDAFRSANIWL